The DNA window TAAGTAATTGAAAATCGCTCAGCAGTCCCCAACACTTCAGTCATGGAAACTTCGATTTTCTGACCTGTTACTAGTTCAATCGAATCGTTCTCCATCTGATGTGTACGAATCTCAGGACCTTTTGTGTCCAACAAAATCCCAACAATTTTACCAGCTTTATCAGCTGCTTCGCGAATTCGTTTAATACGTAAAGCGTGTTCTTCGTGATTACCGTGCGAAAAGTTTAAACGAGCTACGTTCATTCCCGCTTCGATTAAGCGTTCTAGTAGTTCAGGTGATTCACTTGCAGGACCGATCGTACATACAATTTTCGTTTTTCTCAATAAACTCACTCCATTTACTATTTTAAATTGCTAATTCTTTAGATAATGTATACAAACTCATATCAGCATTATGCTCTGCAGTAAATGCTTCTGTCATATCATAGTCTACCACTTGGTGATTCTTCATGCCAATAGCCCTGCCTCCGACGCCTTCAAGAAGAACTTCCACTGCCCGTGCACCGAACAAACTTCCTAAAACACGATCTCGCGCAGTTGGTGATCCACCACGTTGAATATGACCCAGTACTGAAACCCGTGTTTCAATATCTGCTTTTTCTTTAATAAGAGCTTTTAGTTCGTTACCATTCATAACCCCTTCGGCCACAATAATAATACTGTGACGCTTGCCACGATTACGGCCTTTTTGTAAACGGTCGATCATGTCATCGATATTGTAGCTTTCTTCAGGAATCAGAATAGTTTCTGCTCCACCCGCAAGCCCGGCCCATAATGCCAAGTCACCTGCATCACGGCCCATCACTTCGACAATAAACGTTCGTTCATGGCTCGTTGCAGTGTCACGAATTTTATCGATTGCTTCGATAACTGTATTCAACGCCGTATCAAAACCGATTGTGTAGTCGGTTCCTGGAATATCGTTATCAATAGTTCCTGGAACACCGACACACGGAAAACCTCTTTCGGTCAAAGCCATCGCTCCTTGGTACGAACCGTCTCCACCGATAACAACCAGTCCTTCAAGACCGGCTTTTTTCATTTGTTCAATTGCTTTTAATTGGCCAGCTTCTGTACGGAATTCTTCGCAACGTGCTGAGAATAACTTCGTTCCTCCACGCTGGATGATGTCACCGACGTCCCCTGCTTCTAGCGTTTTAATAGTGCCCTCGATTAATCCCTGGTATCCGGAATAAACGCCAGCCACTTCAATGCCATGAAAAATTCCTTTTCGAACAACTGCTCGAATAGCAGCGTTCATGCCAGGTGAATCTCCCCCGCTTGTCAAAACTCCAATTTTCTTCATAGTAGCCCTCCTGCAGTCCATTTACTCTTTTTACCTTACCACGACATGGCCTTACTGTCAGTCCTGAAAAGTCGTGAGACATGTTAAGTGTTTATGAAGGTAGTCTGATTTATCCTCCAGAAAAAATATTATTGTTTGTATTGCGGAAATCAAAAAAACCGCCGAGGCGGTTTTTCATCATTCGCTGAATACACCAATTGATTTGAATTTGTTATAACGCTGTTCAATCAGCTCTTCTCCAGACATCCCGTTCAACTCTTCCAATGAACGTCTGATTGCTTCTGAAATGATGGCTGCTTGCTTTTGAGGATTGTGATGCGCACCCCCACGCACTTCAGGAATCATATGTTCAATTATTTTCATTTCCAAAAGGTCAGGCGCTGTAATTTTCATCGCTTCAGCAGCTGTTTGTGCTAACGCAGAATCTTTCCACAAAATGGATGCTGCTCCTTCAGGAGAGATAACAGAGAATGTCGAATTCTCTAGCATTAAAATTTGATTTCCGACACCAAGTGCTAGTGCACCACCACTTCCACCTTCACCGATGACAATTGACAAAACCGGCACTTCAAGTCCAGCCATTTCGACTAAATTACGTGCAATGGCCTCACTTTGTCCGCGTTCTTCTGCAGCTTTTCCAGGATAGGCGCCTTTTGTGTCAATCAAGCAAATGATAGGACGCTTGAATTTTTCAGCTTGCTTCATTAGCCGCAAGGCTTTTCGATAGCCTTCAGGATGAGGCATACCAAAATTACGACGAACATTTTCTTTTGTGTCCTTGCCACGCTGATGGCCGATAATAGTAACCGGCTGACCGTGGAAAGAAGCGATTCCACTAACGATGGCAGCGTCATCTCCGTACAAGCGATCTCCATGCAATTCAATGAAATCGTTAAAAATCATCGGTATGTAATCGAGCGTTGTTGGTCGTTCAGGATGACGAGCCACTTGAACACGGTCCCAAGGTTTCATGTTTTCGTAAATTTCTTCTTCTAGTTTAGAGAAACGCTCTTCTAAAGACTTGATTTCTGAACTCAAGTCTACTTCAGCGTTTGCTGTGTAATCTTTTAGCTCAGAGATTTTTGCACGCAGCTGAATAAGTGGTTCTTCAAAAGGCAATGTTTTTTTACCGTTCTTTTTAACCATTTGTGACAGCTCCTTTCGTGTGAAGGCGCACGATGGTCGCCAGTGTATGTTGCATCGAAGCACGGTGGACAACTGCATCTAATTGACCATGCGCCAATAAAAACTCAGCAGTCTGAAAATCTTCCGGCAATTTTTCGCGGACGGTTTGCTCAATAACGCGACGACCTGCAAAACCGATCAGTGCTTTTGGTTCGGCAATATTGATGTCTCCTACTGATGCAAAACTTGCTGATACACCACCTGTTGTTGGATGCGTCAAGACTGACACAAAAAGTAAACCTTCATTGCTGTGACGCTTTAATGCTACACTGGTTTTCGCCATTTGCATTAGAGATAAAACCCCTTCTTGCATACGCGCACCGCCACTCGCTGTGAAAATGATAAATGGCAATTTGCGTTCTGTAGCCGCTTCAATGGCGCGCGTAATTTTTTCACCGACAACCGAGCCCATTGAACCCATACGGAAATGCGAATCCATTACAGCTAACACAATATCTTGTCCTTGCAGTTTACCAGAACCCGTTAACACGGCTTCGTTCAAACCAGTTTTTTCGCTGTCTGCTTGAACTTTTTCCGTATATCCTGGAAAGCCAAGCGGATTTTGTGATTTCAAATGGTCGTCCATTGACTCGAAGCTGTCTCCATCCAATAAACTATTTATCCGTTCGTAAGCGGTCATTTTAAAATGATGATCGCATTTCGGGCAAACTTTTTTATTTTTTTCTAAATCTTTTGTTAAGGTAATTTCCTTGCAAGAAGGACATTTCGTCATCAAACCTTCTGGTACATCTTTTGCAGATTTTGACGGCATGGTTGCTTCTTTGCTATCTTTATTGCGTTTAAAAATATCACGAATGATTGCCATTGTGTGTTCTCTCCTTTTTTAGCCAGTCACTCCAAGTTCGAAACTCTCGAATAGCTGTATCTGCGTCTTGTTGCTCGATTGCTACTAGTATACTGTTCATAAAATCAATTTCATCAAAAGAAATGGTTCCATCATATGGGTTGCCACTATATTGCGTAAGCAAAAACCAAATTTTTAACGACAAACGATTGCCAGACAAGACCATTAGTTCTCTAACAAAGTCTTGACGCTGAAAACTTTCATCTTTTAAGCGCAACCGAAAACTGTCCCAAACTTTCATTTGGCTAATGGTTTCATTTCGACAAATTATATGAATAGCAGCGATTTCATGAAGCAACCGAGTTTCCCAGACATCTTCATGTGACCGATTATCCTGTAAAACAAAAGTTGATAGAACTTCAACCAATTTATGGTTTCTGTGATCAGACAAAAAGGTACCTTCTCCTCTACGAGTCTCAATCAACCCCAACAGTTCAAGACTACGAAGCGCTTCTCGCAATGTTGAACGGCCCACTTGCATCGTTTCAGCCAATTCTCTTTCAGATGGAATGCGCTCTCCAGGCTTGATTTTTTCCT is part of the Planococcus kocurii genome and encodes:
- the pfkA gene encoding 6-phosphofructokinase, with the translated sequence MKKIGVLTSGGDSPGMNAAIRAVVRKGIFHGIEVAGVYSGYQGLIEGTIKTLEAGDVGDIIQRGGTKLFSARCEEFRTEAGQLKAIEQMKKAGLEGLVVIGGDGSYQGAMALTERGFPCVGVPGTIDNDIPGTDYTIGFDTALNTVIEAIDKIRDTATSHERTFIVEVMGRDAGDLALWAGLAGGAETILIPEESYNIDDMIDRLQKGRNRGKRHSIIIVAEGVMNGNELKALIKEKADIETRVSVLGHIQRGGSPTARDRVLGSLFGARAVEVLLEGVGGRAIGMKNHQVVDYDMTEAFTAEHNADMSLYTLSKELAI
- the accA gene encoding acetyl-CoA carboxylase carboxyl transferase subunit alpha, whose translation is MVKKNGKKTLPFEEPLIQLRAKISELKDYTANAEVDLSSEIKSLEERFSKLEEEIYENMKPWDRVQVARHPERPTTLDYIPMIFNDFIELHGDRLYGDDAAIVSGIASFHGQPVTIIGHQRGKDTKENVRRNFGMPHPEGYRKALRLMKQAEKFKRPIICLIDTKGAYPGKAAEERGQSEAIARNLVEMAGLEVPVLSIVIGEGGSGGALALGVGNQILMLENSTFSVISPEGAASILWKDSALAQTAAEAMKITAPDLLEMKIIEHMIPEVRGGAHHNPQKQAAIISEAIRRSLEELNGMSGEELIEQRYNKFKSIGVFSE
- the accD gene encoding acetyl-CoA carboxylase, carboxyltransferase subunit beta, producing the protein MAIIRDIFKRNKDSKEATMPSKSAKDVPEGLMTKCPSCKEITLTKDLEKNKKVCPKCDHHFKMTAYERINSLLDGDSFESMDDHLKSQNPLGFPGYTEKVQADSEKTGLNEAVLTGSGKLQGQDIVLAVMDSHFRMGSMGSVVGEKITRAIEAATERKLPFIIFTASGGARMQEGVLSLMQMAKTSVALKRHSNEGLLFVSVLTHPTTGGVSASFASVGDINIAEPKALIGFAGRRVIEQTVREKLPEDFQTAEFLLAHGQLDAVVHRASMQHTLATIVRLHTKGAVTNG
- a CDS encoding FadR/GntR family transcriptional regulator; this encodes MNQSKRYLDIVRDIRDMIRQEKIKPGERIPSERELAETMQVGRSTLREALRSLELLGLIETRRGEGTFLSDHRNHKLVEVLSTFVLQDNRSHEDVWETRLLHEIAAIHIICRNETISQMKVWDSFRLRLKDESFQRQDFVRELMVLSGNRLSLKIWFLLTQYSGNPYDGTISFDEIDFMNSILVAIEQQDADTAIREFRTWSDWLKKERTHNGNHS